The genomic stretch gtgagataattaagttttttaaCTAACCTGCGGTATCTCCTAGGATCAACAAGAGGCTCTCCCTGTCctggtaagagctttacattagggtTTATAAgagaatctataggtttacaaACAAACATCCCAATTTCTTCCAGaatgtctaacacatactttcgttgagagataacaACACTAAAACTGGATTGAGCAATttctatgccaagaaagtatttaagtaaccccaaATCCTTAAtctgaaaatgatgaaaaagatGTTTTTTCAACTGAACAATACCATTGTGATCATCAcctgtaataacaatatcatacacatagacaaccaagtaTATACACCTCCCCTGTGATGTGCGTttataaaaaatcgaatgatcattCACTGCGAGTCATACCAAAGTTTTGAGTGACAACACTGAAGCGACCAAACCTGGCTTAAGGAGAttgtttcaacccatatagtAAGCGATGGAGTTTacaagttgacaagactcacaataGAAACTAGACAAACTAGAACTCCAAACATTGAaatgaactaaagcaaacgGGGACATAGCTCGATTATTGAcacgctttggaaaagaagtgcgagactgttttccaagttgacaagactcacaatgaaaagacgACAAACTAGACAAACTAGGGACCAGCTTCTGAAACCTAGCCAAACTAAGATGTCCTAAACGATTGTCGAGAAGAGCAAGAGACTCAAGTCACCGAGCAAGCAACAGGAGATGCaggaaggttgagatgatagagaTCCTGCGACTCACATTCGACGCCAATCATTTGTCCCATACCGCAATCCTGGATAGTAACAGAATGGTCATCAAATgtgatagaacaatttaaaGCACAcgtaagtttactaacagagacatgattaaagggacaatgaggaagataaatgACAGAATCTGAAGGCAGAGAAGATAAGGGTTTGGCAGTGCCAACAACTTTAGCAACTGCTTTGGACCCATTGGCTAATGttacagaaggtaaagaaatagaattagtaaaatgagagaacaaatggaGATTACCAGATATATGATTAAAAGCATCTGAGTCCGGGACCCATGGTCCTAAAGATGATGATTGAGCGAGACAGGCAGTGGAATTACCAAAGTGGGCGATAAAAGGAACTGTGGATGAGGATTGCTAGGACGTTTTATACTTGAGATATTCATCATAGTCAGCCCTAGTGAGAAGGACAGATTGCGGTGGATGACCATCAAAAGACTCAAATCGAGAACCATCAGCATGAGCTACATTAACACGAGGAGGGCGAccatgcaacttataacattgttccttagtatgcccccaCTTGTGACAGTAGTTACACTTGGGGCGTTTTCCCCAATTACCACGATCTCCTCCCTGTTCGCCGCTATTCTGAACTTGTGTTAAGCCATAACTGAATGATCACTTGAGAAAGAGGGAGGCACTATAGGAACAGAGGAAACCCGAAGAAGACGAGAatacatttcattcataatAGATACAGTAGGACTAGCAAGAATCTGATCACGAACAAGAGCAAGCTCAGGACCAATGGCAGcaagagtacacaccatgaagaacttatcTCGCTAAGTTAGATCCTCTGCAGCGGTCTTACCAGCAGGTAACAAATAGTTAAATTCAACTTTAAAAGAGGCCATACGACcaagaaaatcaggaagagtCAAACCCTGCTGTCGTAAACTGAGCAGATTAGACACCACCGAATACAGGCATTGAATATCATTAGTGTATAGCGCCTTGGCCTGAGCCCACAATTCACAGCACGTGGTATAGTTAGTATAAATTGGATGAAGAGAATGATCAATTGACTGCCACAGGAGACTACACAACAGAGCATCAACTCTCTACCACTCAGTTTTATCTGTGGTCACATTCTCGGCCTTAGTAGTTAGATGATCCTGTAAaccttgacccatacaccatagttcaaccGCATTGAAGTAggagatataattggaactgccCATCAACTTCTTAGTAGCAATGGCTGGAGAGGGAGACAGAATACTAGAGAAGTAGCTAGATTTACTCGTTCCAACCATGTTGGACAAAAGGGAGCCCTACAAGATCAACAGATTTGAAGCAAAAGGGGTTAAATAAGTCAAAAACAAAGGTTGGATGATCCAACACAGAGAATGAAGCGTGGAGGCGCGCTGGAGCGACGACGGACGGTGGATGCCAGTGACTGCTGGTGATGAAACCACCGGGAGTGGGATGGACTGAAGGAGGCGAGTCCAATGGTGAAGACGGCGCTGCGATCGGAgcattagagagagagattagagcaAAAACGTCTATGTGAACAGTGCGAGAAAGGTGGCACGTGGCGGCGACAACGGTGATGGGCCTTCGGGGGTCGACAGATCGAAGGTCGGTGAATGCAACGATGGCAACGACGATGGGCCTCCGGGGGTCGACAGATCGGAGCCCAACGAACGCAACGACGACGACTGTGCGTGATCGATAGCCGGACGGTGGAGTACCACTGCAAACCAGTAGCGCGAGCGGCAAGAACGTAGTGGGCGGCGATAGCGGTGGCACGATAGGTTGCGGCAGTGGTCGTCGATGATGTGGGCGGCGATGACAATGGCTAGGATTTGTATGGTGACGGCTAGGGTTTAtattttggctctgataccatgtgaagcttaagaagaaaaccctagcttttaatatgtatatacaattaaaattaaacacatacacctatatatatatatacaaaatactaaACGGGCCATAGGCTCTAACATAAGATTAACCCTAAGtgtactatataaatataaccatataacttAACATTCCCATCTAGCTCGATTAGTTTTTGGCAAACTTTCAGCCTTTTTGGTAACATGATCCGCTTGgccttgccctttgaaccacattttgacaaaggttgcccatgagagataattggcaGACCTTGTCAACTTGATAGTGGCAATATTGGTCATTCCAAGATTGAAGATAGTAAAGGATTGAGAGGCAGCAGAGGCAACGGCAGAAACCGGAGCGGGAGTAGCACTGGCAGAAATCGCATCACTGAGATCAGACATAGTGAGGACTTTAGCACCAAAAGTAGCTTTAGGGGTCGTTGGGGGTCAGATCTGGAGAAGTCGGAGAAAAACGATCGGCGTCACGCGCCGGTGCATGAAGGTGGAGGCAACGCGCTGGTGGTCTGAGGGCGGCGATTCTTCAGCAATCGGCTGATCTAGTGGCAGTGAATCCTAGGGTGGTGGCTATGTTATCAAGTGGTGGTTAAATAGTGGGGTTCTGGTATGGGTAGTGACGGTGATAGCTAGGGTTTGACGGTCGCTAGAAAAAGATACACAGTGATGGCTAGGGTTTTCCTCACcggtggctctaataccatgtgaaaaaataattatgagagaaaaacttaagagattagtctctcttagcttgttatttataataagcataGCAGGCCTTAAACATCTATGGACTTAacctaattacaaataaaacacacacatataataattacaattgtactaataattctaacactctTCATGATACCTCTCTTTATCTCTATATGATAATCTGTGGAAGTTAATGTTCTCTTCTGACATTGctatagtattttattttcatatttgcaATATTCAAAGTTTGTGGTCTTAATTCTCGGGGAATGACTGATTTGTAAGACCAGTAAACTCGTGCATTAAAGTCATTATTaggacaaaaataaattaatagaacATTGAGTATGTGAATGAATgattcttttgtattttattcaagaaataaataaatagaaaaaaagagtTCTCAGTTAGATgattcttttgtattttatatgtggATGGTTTCTCATTGTTTAATAAATTGATCAAACTCATAATTCCCTATTAACAGTTACCTGTATCTACTTCTAGTGCACTGACTTGCTTCACTGGATTTCCTAATTTTGAGCCCACAAAGCATCCACTTTCCTTCCTGATTCATGACTCTTTGTAAATTATGTCTCTTGCAGAAAGACAGATTTACACTCATAACTGCATCAGTTGTGCAATAACTATAACCATTTATATGCACTGTGACATTGTGACATCAATTCCAGAGGAATCCAGACAATTATCGAGTTTAAAGTCTATATGAATCCTTTGACAGCCTAATGGGTTGTGTAGATTTACTtgtttggttttagtaattattTCAGCTAGGcttgaaatattattttgaatttttgcaatttaaatttattgataGTGTTTGTCTATTGGACACCATTGTCATCTTTTGTTCGTGCTTGTCCTTgtcagtttttagtttttcctTTGGAAACGTTGCTTAATGGAGAACTTCTGGTTGAAGCAGGTTTCTGTTAGTTGTATAACACTGATGTTTGGCAAAGCCAATCTGCATAGTAACTTCACTTGCTGACAATGCACTTCCTTTTTGCCTTATTTCAGATTTCACCATTAACAATTGCCAATTGCCTTGAATTGGACATTGCTTTCTTGTAATGTTTCATTTCTAGCCAAATTTGCTCTATTTTTGTTTCATCTCTCTCTGTCATTTGACAGGCAAGAGCACCTGTAAAGCGGTCATTGCCATCTGGATCTCTTTCAAAGCAAATTGGGAAAGATGATAGTAAATCTGTAAAAGCTGTTGGCAGAACACTTGGCTTATCTTCTACTAGCGACAGGGACCCCACCCATCTCCTTGAGGGGAGGCAAGGTGGGACAGCTAATGTCTTGTCCTCAGGTTCTCACAATGGAAATATGAATCCAAATTTAGTTAAAGGCTCCACCCCTGCcacaaaattatttgatatcCATGGAAGTGAACCAAAGGCAGGAAGTGGAGCTGCAAAGTCATCTGATTTGAGGGTTTCTGCTTCAAAAGATGATAACACTGAAGTTCCTGACATTCAAAAACCTCTCTCCTCAAGACCTGTTCATTCTCCAAGGCATGATAACTCTGCTGCCGCATCAAAATCTAGTGACAAACAACAAAAGAGAGCCAGCCCTGCTGAAGAACCAGATCGACTAAATAAGCGTCGGAAAGGAGAAATTGATTCAAGAGACTTAGAGGGTGAAGTTCGAGCCTCTGAGAAAGAGAGGTCACTTGATCCCCGTCTTGTGGACAAACATTTTCCAGTGGATCTGGAGAAATCTGGATCTGAGGATCAAATTACAAATAGGGCCATGGACAAGCCCCTGGACAGGTCCAGAGATAAGGGAAGTGAACGGCATGACAGGGACCATAGGGAAAGGTTAGAGGTTCCTGATAAGTCACGCGGAGATGATGTTATATTGGAAAAATCTAGAGATAGATCAATGGAAAGATATGGAAGAGAACGATCTGTGGAAAGAGGGCAAGACAGAGTTTCTGATAGGGGCTTTGACAGGCTTGCAGAAAAAGCTAAGGACGACAGAATCAGAGATGATAGAACTAAAATGCGTTATAGTGAGGCATCTACAGAGAAATCTCATCTTGAAGATCGTTTTCATGGGCAAAACTTGCCGCCCCCTCCACCATTACCACCTCATATGGTCCCACAATCAGTTAATGCAGCCAGAAGAGATGAGGATGCTGACAGAAGGTTCGGAAGTACTAGACATAGTCAAAGACTGTCTCCAAGGCATGAAGAGAGAGAACGGAGACGATCAGAGGAGAGTACTTTTCTTTCACAAGATGATGCAAAACGtagaagagaagaagatttTCGTGATAGAAAGCGGGAAGATCGAGAGGGGCTGTCTACAAAGGTATCTGTAGGCACTTAGtgtgttttgaatatttttgttttctaaattaTTAGGCGCTAAAATGTTTTTATATGAATTACACAAGATTGAATTGTTAAAGGAAGCTGAAAAGACTACCGAAACTAGGGCTGGAAATGAGTTGAGTCAATTCAAGCTTAACCATAGCTCGGGTCGACCCGATTAAATTGATTCTGCTTGGGGCTTGGCTTGAGTTTGttatgaaccaaattttttgGTTCAATATTAACCCAAATGAAGCCCATGAATTGTTCAACTCAATTCagcttaaatacaaaaaaaaaaaaaaacaaatcttaCTTCAGCAGAAAATTAATcacttggaaaagaaaatgcatgGATCAAgcaataattttttgaattaataaatttaacgtaatcaattatatattatgtttaaattaaatttactataGGATATTCATTGGGGAAAAGTTAAATTTCTAATCACAAATtaagtattttgaaaaacaaattcatgtattttagatataataaatataattgtactattaatttatattataacatatatcatgtattatataatatttacatGACTATATGTAATTCAATCTGAGTTGGCTCATGAACCAATGAGTCAAAACACACCACGAATCAAGCTCAGCTCATTTATTGAATGAGCTATATTTTTTAGCTCGTATTCAGCTCATTTGGTTCATGAACCCAGCTTATTGAGCTAGTTAATGAGTTGATTGACTGTCTTTTGCCAGTTTGGCTCATTTCCAGCCCTACGTTTaatggacaaccataataactTTGGCCTTGGTTGGGGCTCTTGCCTATCTTATTGTGTTAGAAATGTATTTCAAATATGTTGCTTATGCTTCCTGACTTGCATTTAGGTggatgagagggagagagaaagggagagagagaagacaacGCTTCTGAAGGAGGATTTGGATGCAACTGCAGCATCTAAAAGACGAAAACTCAAAAGGGAGCATCTACCTGAGGCTGGTGAATATTCACCAGCTGGACCACCACCTCCATTAAATGTTTCAACTCCACAACCATATGATGGAAGAGATAGGGGGGACAGAAAGGGGTCCACGGTCCAGCGTCCTAGTTACTTAGAGGAACCAGGTTTGAGGATTCATGGTAAAGAAGCTACTGCCAAGATGACTCGCCGTGAAACTGAACAGTATCCTTGAATTTATATATTCATGCGTATGTGCCATTTATGGATCTAAATCCATCCTCTGAATGTTTCTCTCTTGCAAATGTTGCATGTGCCTTGATCACTTGCTCTCTTCTACGATCATTTAGTTCTTCATTTATCAATCTTTCATTCAATATCAATGGAGAGGTAGCTGGTGATTCTTTTAGTCAAAGAGGCAGCATGTTTGAGTCATCGGTCTTACACCTTTTTTTGAGAGCATGAAAACATCCCCTATTTGGTGCGATTGATGAACCCAACGAAGAAAGCTATTTGGTAGTGGGATTCATTTCGTGCATGCAGTGTCCATTTCGTGAGACTgacttcattttattttaagtacTTATTAGAAGTTCTTCCTTAACTACTACGTTCAGGATGTATGAAAGAGAGTGGGAAGATGAGAAGAGGCAGAGAACCGAACCAAAGAGGCGACACAGAAAGTGAGTGAATGAGGAGAGCAAAGATTTCTGACTGCTGTTAGCTGGATTGCAAATGCAGTAGGGTTTTCACCGGGTTGCTTGTTCGATCGTATTGCTGTTATGTTTCATGAACAAACCAACATTGGAAGTCGATCTGTCTTCTTTTTAATATCTCCTTGCGTTGGATACATTGAGAGAGCAGTTAACTGGCAAGTTATTGATTTCTCTGGGctgaaatttagtttttatacaTCAAGAAGAGCATTGTATTGATATCTTGATAGTTCATGAAACTGATGAAATTTGATCAGAAATATCATGAAAGGTTTGAGGTTGCTTCTCTGCCAACCAAAGAGTCACATCAAACTGTACACCTCTACAACCAAATATGACTTGACTGGAGAGCGTTCAAGTCATGGAAATAGCATTTTGTTGAACCTCAAACGATCCTTCAATTTGGGAATGCTGGCATGAAAAGGAGTCTCCCCCTTCATATGCTGTACCCAGCTGATTTGTGAATTAGGTTTTAACGTTTGCCTCTTCAGTTATCAACTCTCTAAATTAGAAGTggcatttaattttatttaagctcccatttgtttattttttctttccttccttcattctttgtttcattttgtgATTATGGAAGAGAGTTAGATGGATTAATCTAGCTTTTGCACAGCTGGGGGTCTAAATTAGATGGATTAATCAAGTTTTTGCAGCTGGCGGTCTACAATTCATGCGGCTCACTTAAGGGTTGTAAGATTTAACTGTTGTTGGTAATCTAGATTAAGGCTTGATCTAGTTACTGCATTTGTGGATACAAATGGAGGCTTTATACATACAGCCATATTTATGGAATAGTTTGCCTAGGATGTCTTCTTTCATTATCCTTTTATGAATAATATACTACTTGAAGTCAGTTCGTAACTGGCATAGAGATAGAACACGATCAATGAGCTTAGAGAAACTACCCTGGTGGCAAagtaaaaattaagttaaaattgaaTTCGCATTAAAACTCTGAACAGCAGCTGACATAATCCATAACCCATCAAAGAGAGTCAATCTAAGTATATGCATATATGGATTGAGTATTATTCCACCAAAAATTTGAATGTGTGACCATCAAATGGTTCAAATCCCCCATGGGTACAAGGGATTGGCTGCAAATGATGGGTAGTAATTAGGAATTTCGGGCTGCTGGCTGAAAGGATTTACAGGAGGATTGTACACTTGCAACTGCCACCCATTTGCCTGCTCACATTGCCCACCTCCCAAATTGTATCTGTATTCATGTCCGTAGCCCCCGAATAAGAAGTGTCTAGAACCTTCCCATTCGAGGCTAGTAGAAGCTTCCAGAAGCTCCTCCCAGCCAACATTGTTGTCACCTTCTACAAACTGAATCAGTGGCTCGATTTCTTCATCCCCTTCCAGTTTCTTGCTCAAATAGTCATCCTCAAACTTCGGACAGTAAAGGCCGCCGGCGACAATCTCGGATCCTGGACCCTGCCTTTCACTTTCATCTTCTGTCAAACTAGAAGACTCCACGGCGCACGTTAGTGGGGAAACAGGCGAGGAAGATGTATCAGTCAGCTGCCACATTCCATTGAGCAATCTCTCAAGAGCCGTGACTTGGATGTGTGGGATCCGATCAATGAAAGGGTATTCATAGCACCCGCAAAGCCCCAATGATTTGCACCAGTCGTAGAACTCGCAGAGCTGGTTCGCCTGAACGGCCGCCTTTTTGTAGATACCGAACGCCTCCACGCAGCTCCGGTAGGGCATTTGCATGAGATTCTCTAGCACCAGCACGACGTCTCGTCTGAAACTTGTGTAGCACGCGAAGCTGTCCCGGATTATGTGTTTCATGGCCGATTGAACCAGAAAGCTCCGAGCGACGGCGCCCGTTGGCCTGCAGTCCATCACTCGGTCGATCATCGACTGCAGCTCCGGCAAGATCTCCGTCAGCCTTGCAACTTCTTGCATTTTTTCTGCTAAGCTGGCAATcccttcttcttgtttttcttcttcgttGACATGCAACTGAGACGATGTAATTGAGAGATTGAATATCCAAATGAATCCAAAAACAAGTTTAGGGGCTAAAAATCGAATAAAATTCACGATCAAATTGGTAAagatattctcaaaatattctAACAATTGTCGTCGATGGAGAAAACAAACCAGGGCTTCGTCAAGGAGATGAGCGTATGATCGGATGAAGACGGTGTAATCCTCTGAGGACGAAGAAGAGGAGTCGCGGAAGTGACATGGGTAGAGAGACAACAGCCCGTTGGAGCGAGTCCAGAGAAGCTCCGCCCGGAAGGGGCTATTTTCCGGCAGCGACCGGAGGAGGCGGTGGAGGAGAACCAGGCA from Diospyros lotus cultivar Yz01 chromosome 9, ASM1463336v1, whole genome shotgun sequence encodes the following:
- the LOC127810077 gene encoding putative clathrin assembly protein At2g25430, which codes for MLLHPKQNQTPPTSDSQKNTLSFSLTFFATMQRKFKQAFTAMREHGYVSYAKMATMGGFCDLDLIVVKATAPVDLPLPERYVHQLLKIFSISPASFRPFSISFTRRFGKTQCWRVALKCLVLLHRLLRSLPENSPFRAELLWTRSNGLLSLYPCHFRDSSSSSSEDYTVFIRSYAHLLDEALLHVNEEEKQEEGIASLAEKMQEVARLTEILPELQSMIDRVMDCRPTGAVARSFLVQSAMKHIIRDSFACYTSFRRDVVLVLENLMQMPYRSCVEAFGIYKKAAVQANQLCEFYDWCKSLGLCGCYEYPFIDRIPHIQVTALERLLNGMWQLTDTSSSPVSPLTCAVESSSLTEDESERQGPGSEIVAGGLYCPKFEDDYLSKKLEGDEEIEPLIQFVEGDNNVGWEELLEASTSLEWEGSRHFLFGGYGHEYRYNLGGGQCEQANGWQLQVYNPPVNPFSQQPEIPNYYPSFAANPLYPWGI